A DNA window from Haliovirga abyssi contains the following coding sequences:
- a CDS encoding PLP-dependent lyase/thiolase has translation MTKDSLSLGEGNTPLIKAIRLNLYFLENFNVYFKNELLNPNGNIEDRGVYNYLKDYIDKGKEGVIVYSTGEAAASVASYASRMGLKSFIFVAKEQYKEKRYKKALKFDTKIFVIDEEEKEIIKNIYKLTENYPYLSIIPLENKIFMDGIKTIIKEIEDKIKKIDYIIVKKAEVNSGRFRFYKEIFSSEDIKVLGVSTEESGSDIITVDEYDVIEALNTNRKQEGIVEEEAAILTAGVMKCAEENVFKSGDNIVCLVDERENIEELEEYEKQNIYMLKNGIEEIKFKMGLKNIL, from the coding sequence ATGACAAAAGATAGTTTAAGCTTAGGAGAAGGGAATACACCGCTAATAAAAGCTATTAGATTAAATTTATATTTTTTAGAAAATTTTAATGTTTATTTTAAAAATGAACTATTAAATCCTAATGGAAATATAGAAGATAGAGGAGTATATAATTATCTAAAAGATTATATAGATAAAGGAAAAGAAGGGGTAATTGTATATAGTACAGGAGAAGCGGCTGCTTCAGTTGCTTCATATGCTTCTAGAATGGGATTAAAATCGTTTATTTTTGTTGCGAAAGAGCAATATAAAGAAAAAAGATATAAAAAAGCATTAAAATTTGATACTAAAATATTTGTAATAGATGAAGAGGAAAAAGAAATTATAAAAAATATATATAAATTAACTGAGAATTATCCATATTTATCTATAATTCCATTAGAAAATAAGATTTTTATGGATGGGATAAAAACTATTATAAAAGAAATTGAAGATAAAATAAAAAAAATAGATTATATTATTGTAAAAAAAGCTGAAGTAAACAGTGGAAGATTTAGATTTTATAAAGAGATATTCTCTTCGGAAGATATAAAAGTGTTAGGAGTATCAACTGAAGAAAGTGGCAGTGATATTATAACAGTAGATGAATATGATGTTATAGAAGCGTTAAATACTAATAGAAAACAGGAAGGTATTGTAGAAGAGGAAGCTGCGATATTAACAGCAGGTGTTATGAAATGTGCAGAAGAAAATGTTTTTAAATCAGGAGATAATATAGTGTGTTTAGTTGATGAAAGAGAAAATATAGAAGAGTTGGAAGAGTATGAAAAGCAAAATATTTATATGCTAAAAAATGGAATTGAAGAAATAAAATTTAAAATGGGATTAAAAAACATTCTTTAA
- a CDS encoding Lrp/AsnC family transcriptional regulator encodes MEKIIEILKEDSRVTVKDIAVMLGMTEEDVKTEIKRLEKNGIILKYTTIINEEKWETDKVKAFIEVKVTPERERGFDAIAERIYKFPQVTSLYLMSGGFDFLIAVEGDSLKDVALFVSEKLSSLDYVNSTATHFLLKKYKENGISMIAEKKDDNRIAVMP; translated from the coding sequence ATGGAAAAAATAATTGAAATTTTAAAAGAGGATTCAAGAGTAACAGTAAAAGATATTGCAGTAATGTTAGGAATGACAGAAGAAGATGTGAAAACGGAGATAAAAAGACTTGAAAAAAATGGGATAATTTTGAAATATACTACTATAATAAACGAGGAAAAATGGGAAACAGATAAAGTAAAAGCTTTTATAGAAGTTAAAGTTACACCTGAAAGAGAAAGAGGTTTTGATGCAATTGCAGAAAGAATATATAAATTTCCTCAAGTAACTTCTTTATATTTAATGTCAGGAGGATTTGATTTTTTGATTGCTGTAGAAGGAGATTCATTAAAAGATGTAGCTCTTTTTGTTTCTGAAAAATTATCAAGTTTGGATTATGTAAATAGCACAGCAACTCATTTTTTATTAAAAAAATATAAAGAAAATGGTATAAGTATGATTGCTGAAAAAAAAGATGATAATAGAATTGCGGTGATGCCATAA
- a CDS encoding aspartate kinase, with product MGIIVQKYGGTSVANTERIREVAKRVLETKKNGNDVVVVLSAPAGTTDKLIKMAEEISPNPHVREMDMLLSTGEQISIALLAMAIYEMGYKAISFNATQVGIKTDKAHTKAKIQSINSKKILEELKEDKVVIIAGFQGVTENMDITTLGRGGSDTTGVALGIALKADEVEIYTDVDGVYTADPRIVKDAKKINCISYEEMLELAGSGAKVLHLRSVELAAKYGMKIHLRSSFLPELGTIVKEEGENMEKAVVRGIGHSKNEAKITIVGVPDKPGIAAKIFGRIATENVNVDIIIQNLGGDGRNDISFTLPYTDLKRALEVSEELKNELSAEKVIYDEKIGKIAVVGVGMKSHPGVAATMFKALAEAEINIDMISTSEIKIACVIKDEDLVKAVEVLHNTFKLDNGGIKIEEL from the coding sequence ATGGGCATAATTGTACAAAAATATGGTGGGACTTCTGTAGCAAATACAGAAAGAATAAGAGAAGTTGCAAAGAGGGTATTAGAAACTAAAAAAAATGGGAATGATGTTGTAGTAGTATTATCAGCACCAGCAGGAACAACAGATAAATTAATAAAAATGGCAGAAGAAATTTCTCCAAATCCTCACGTAAGAGAAATGGATATGCTTTTATCTACAGGAGAGCAAATATCTATTGCATTATTAGCAATGGCTATTTATGAAATGGGATATAAAGCAATATCTTTTAATGCAACACAAGTTGGGATAAAAACAGATAAAGCCCATACAAAAGCTAAGATTCAATCTATTAATTCTAAAAAAATATTAGAAGAGTTAAAAGAAGATAAAGTAGTAATTATAGCAGGATTTCAAGGTGTTACAGAAAATATGGATATTACTACACTGGGAAGAGGTGGCTCTGATACAACTGGTGTGGCTTTAGGAATAGCTCTAAAAGCTGATGAAGTTGAAATATATACAGATGTTGACGGAGTATATACAGCTGATCCAAGGATAGTGAAAGATGCTAAAAAAATAAATTGTATATCATATGAAGAGATGTTAGAACTTGCTGGCTCAGGAGCAAAAGTTTTACATCTAAGGTCAGTTGAGCTTGCAGCTAAATATGGTATGAAAATACATTTGAGATCAAGTTTTTTACCAGAATTAGGAACAATAGTAAAGGAGGAAGGGGAAAACATGGAAAAGGCAGTAGTTAGAGGGATAGGACATTCTAAAAATGAAGCAAAAATTACAATAGTAGGAGTTCCTGATAAACCTGGAATTGCAGCTAAAATATTTGGAAGAATAGCTACTGAAAATGTTAATGTTGATATTATTATACAAAATTTAGGTGGGGATGGAAGAAATGATATTTCGTTTACATTACCTTATACGGATTTAAAAAGAGCATTAGAAGTTTCTGAAGAATTAAAAAATGAATTATCTGCTGAAAAAGTTATTTATGATGAAAAAATAGGCAAAATAGCAGTTGTTGGAGTTGGAATGAAAAGTCATCCAGGTGTGGCAGCTACAATGTTTAAAGCTTTGGCAGAAGCAGAAATTAATATAGATATGATATCTACATCTGAAATAAAAATAGCCTGTGTAATAAAAGATGAAGATTTGGTAAAGGCAGTAGAAGTTCTTCATAATACATTTAAACTTGATAATGGAGGTATAAAAATTGAAGAGTTATAG
- a CDS encoding pyridoxal phosphate-dependent aminotransferase, translating to MINKISNRLKEIKPSGIRKFFDLVQAKKDVISLGVGEPDFTTPWGIIESAFYNMGKGKTHYTSNNGLLELRLEIKNYLKKYNLDYDEDEIIVTVGGSEGIDLALRGLINPGDEIIVPEPIYVPYKPLSMLNEAKAVTIDTSKTNFRLTAKSLEEKITSKTKALILCYPNNPTGIILDKEEVEEIAKVIKKHKIWVISDEIYSELNYGKEHFSIASIEGMKDYVIYLNGFSKAFAMTGWRIGFLAAKKELINELIKIHQYAIMCAPVMSQYGAIEALKNSFPEVEKMKNSYDRRRRLMLNGFREIGLDVIEPEGALYIFPSLEKLGIKGEEFAIRLLEEKGVAVVPGTAFGEGFEYNIRCCYATDIEDIKEAIKRIKEFVDEL from the coding sequence ATGATAAATAAAATATCAAATAGATTAAAAGAGATTAAACCTTCTGGAATAAGGAAATTTTTTGATTTAGTACAAGCTAAAAAGGATGTAATTTCATTAGGTGTTGGAGAACCTGATTTTACTACTCCATGGGGAATAATAGAATCAGCTTTTTATAACATGGGAAAAGGTAAAACTCATTATACATCTAATAATGGATTGTTAGAATTAAGACTTGAGATTAAAAATTATTTAAAAAAATATAATTTAGATTATGACGAAGATGAAATAATAGTTACAGTAGGTGGAAGCGAAGGAATAGATTTGGCATTGAGAGGATTAATTAATCCAGGAGATGAAATAATAGTACCTGAGCCAATATATGTTCCATATAAGCCATTGTCAATGTTGAATGAAGCAAAGGCAGTAACTATAGATACTTCAAAAACAAATTTCAGATTAACTGCAAAAAGTTTAGAGGAAAAAATAACTTCTAAAACTAAAGCATTAATATTATGTTATCCAAATAATCCAACAGGGATTATCTTAGATAAAGAAGAGGTTGAAGAGATTGCAAAAGTAATAAAAAAACATAAAATTTGGGTAATTAGTGATGAAATATATTCTGAATTAAATTATGGAAAAGAACATTTTTCTATAGCTTCAATTGAAGGGATGAAAGATTATGTTATTTATTTAAATGGTTTTTCTAAAGCATTTGCTATGACAGGGTGGAGAATAGGGTTTTTAGCTGCTAAAAAAGAGTTAATAAATGAATTAATAAAAATACATCAATATGCAATAATGTGTGCTCCTGTTATGTCTCAATATGGAGCCATAGAAGCATTAAAAAATAGTTTTCCAGAAGTGGAAAAAATGAAAAATTCTTATGATAGAAGAAGAAGATTAATGTTAAATGGTTTTAGAGAGATTGGACTTGATGTAATAGAGCCTGAAGGGGCCTTATATATTTTTCCAAGTTTAGAAAAATTAGGGATAAAAGGTGAAGAGTTTGCAATTAGATTGCTTGAAGAAAAAGGAGTAGCTGTTGTGCCGGGGACAGCATTTGGAGAAGGATTTGAATATAATATAAGATGTTGTTATGCAACGGACATTGAAGATATAAAAGAAGCAATTAAAAGAATAAAAGAATTTGTAGATGAATTATAA
- the accB gene encoding acetyl-CoA carboxylase biotin carboxyl carrier protein — protein MVRFTDTTLRDAHQSLWATRLKTDEMLPILKELDEAGFYSLEVWGGATFDVSLRYLNEDPWERLRRIKSEVKNTPLQMLVRGQNLVGYKHYSDDVVDSFIGKAVDNGIDIIRTFDALNDLRNLEKVISAGKREGAHVQGAIVYTISPIHKMEYNIELAKRLADMGVNSLAIKDMAGLLTPYDAFHLVKKLKEETGLMIQLHSHYTSGMAAMTYLKGIEAGADIVDTAVASMALHTSQPAAETMVAVLKNTKYDTGMDIKKLSIVSEYFETLAEEKAYNRPKQGLIDIKVLSHQVPGGMISNLLSQLDQQGAGDRIDDVLAELPRVRKDLGYPPLVTPTSQFVGTQAVLNVLLGERYKIVPEEVKNYIKGYYGTAPGEINPLLKKKIIKNEGIINVRPADLLEPAMEKAKEELPKELVTQEEDYLSYAMFPQITLKYLTLKHDPTAGDLIMGGDEDMRINIEILKQLAESLEENSVGELVLETKTGKVVLKRNTKSPVQTVATQQQVIQEPVAVAVEEATPVQTQESIDEDKYTKVLSPMVGTFYASPAPDVDPFVKEGDIVKKGDTLAIVEAMKLMNEVKSEVSGKVVKILAENSKPVRQGDVLMLIEE, from the coding sequence TTGGTTAGATTTACAGATACAACATTAAGAGATGCACATCAGTCACTTTGGGCGACTAGATTAAAAACTGATGAAATGCTTCCAATATTAAAAGAATTAGATGAGGCTGGATTTTATTCTTTAGAAGTATGGGGAGGAGCAACATTTGATGTATCTTTAAGATATTTAAATGAAGACCCTTGGGAAAGACTAAGAAGGATAAAAAGTGAAGTTAAGAATACTCCACTTCAAATGTTAGTTAGAGGGCAAAATCTTGTTGGATATAAACATTATTCTGATGATGTAGTAGACAGTTTCATAGGAAAAGCAGTAGATAATGGGATTGATATAATAAGAACATTTGATGCTTTAAATGATTTGAGGAATTTAGAAAAAGTTATATCTGCAGGAAAAAGAGAAGGAGCACATGTACAGGGTGCTATTGTGTATACAATAAGTCCTATTCATAAAATGGAATATAATATAGAATTAGCTAAAAGGTTAGCTGATATGGGAGTTAATTCTTTAGCTATAAAAGATATGGCTGGGTTACTTACTCCTTATGATGCATTTCATTTAGTAAAAAAATTAAAAGAAGAAACAGGACTTATGATACAACTGCATAGTCATTATACAAGTGGAATGGCTGCAATGACATATTTAAAAGGTATAGAAGCAGGAGCGGATATTGTAGATACAGCAGTAGCATCTATGGCACTTCATACTTCACAGCCAGCAGCAGAAACAATGGTTGCAGTACTAAAAAATACAAAGTATGACACAGGAATGGATATAAAAAAATTATCTATTGTGTCTGAATATTTCGAGACATTAGCAGAAGAAAAAGCATATAATAGACCAAAACAAGGACTTATAGATATAAAAGTTTTATCTCATCAAGTACCTGGTGGAATGATATCTAATCTATTATCTCAACTTGATCAACAAGGAGCGGGAGATAGAATAGATGATGTATTGGCGGAACTGCCAAGAGTTAGAAAAGATTTAGGATATCCACCACTTGTTACACCTACAAGTCAATTTGTAGGAACACAAGCTGTTTTAAATGTATTGCTTGGAGAAAGATATAAGATAGTTCCAGAAGAAGTAAAAAATTATATAAAAGGATATTATGGAACTGCACCTGGCGAAATAAATCCTTTATTAAAGAAAAAAATAATAAAAAATGAAGGAATTATAAATGTTAGACCAGCGGATTTATTAGAACCAGCAATGGAAAAAGCAAAAGAAGAATTGCCAAAAGAGTTAGTTACACAAGAAGAAGATTATTTAAGTTATGCTATGTTTCCACAAATTACATTAAAATATCTTACTTTGAAACATGATCCTACAGCTGGCGATCTTATAATGGGAGGAGACGAAGATATGAGAATAAATATAGAGATATTAAAGCAATTAGCTGAATCTTTAGAAGAAAATAGTGTTGGAGAATTAGTACTGGAAACTAAAACTGGAAAAGTAGTATTAAAAAGAAATACAAAATCACCAGTACAAACTGTAGCTACACAACAACAAGTAATTCAAGAACCAGTTGCAGTAGCAGTAGAAGAAGCAACACCAGTACAAACTCAAGAATCTATTGATGAGGATAAATATACAAAAGTATTATCACCAATGGTAGGAACTTTTTATGCTTCACCTGCTCCTGATGTAGATCCTTTTGTAAAAGAGGGAGATATTGTAAAAAAAGGAGATACATTAGCAATTGTGGAAGCTATGAAATTAATGAATGAAGTGAAATCTGAAGTATCAGGAAAAGTAGTTAAAATATTAGCAGAGAATAGTAAACCAGTAAGACAAGGCGATGTATTAATGTTAATAGAGGAATAG
- a CDS encoding aspartate-semialdehyde dehydrogenase: MKSYRVGIVGATGAVGQEMLNVLGNRNFPVKELRLFASARSAGKKIKFKGKDIVVEELTKEFYKGLDIALFSAGGNISKEFAPIAAQNGVVVIDNSSAFRMDDNVPLVVPEVNPEDIKKHKGIIANPNCSTIQMCVALWPIHKEFGIKRLLVSTYQAASGAGAKGMQELLDQTKAFVEGKEIPIDKFVHQLLFNVIPHIDEFTDNGFTKEELKMINETRKIFHDNEIKISATTVRVPVLRAHSESINLELEKKSTSKEIRELLRESEGVKVIDNPKNNEYPMPIDAAGTYATYVGRIRDDEVFENGISLWVVADQILKGAALNAVQIAELL; encoded by the coding sequence TTGAAGAGTTATAGAGTTGGAATAGTAGGAGCAACTGGAGCAGTTGGACAAGAGATGTTAAATGTACTTGGAAATAGAAATTTTCCAGTGAAAGAATTAAGATTATTTGCATCTGCAAGATCAGCTGGAAAAAAAATAAAATTTAAAGGAAAAGATATAGTTGTTGAAGAATTAACAAAAGAATTTTATAAAGGGTTAGATATAGCACTATTTTCTGCTGGTGGTAATATTTCAAAAGAATTTGCACCAATTGCAGCACAAAATGGAGTTGTTGTAATTGATAATAGTAGTGCTTTTAGAATGGATGATAATGTGCCATTAGTTGTGCCGGAAGTTAATCCAGAAGATATAAAAAAACATAAAGGGATAATAGCAAATCCAAATTGTTCTACAATTCAGATGTGTGTGGCACTTTGGCCAATACATAAAGAGTTTGGAATAAAAAGATTATTGGTTTCTACATATCAAGCAGCTTCAGGAGCAGGAGCAAAAGGGATGCAAGAACTATTAGATCAGACAAAAGCATTTGTAGAAGGAAAAGAGATTCCTATAGATAAATTTGTACATCAACTATTATTTAATGTAATACCTCATATAGATGAATTTACGGATAATGGATTTACAAAAGAAGAATTAAAAATGATAAATGAAACAAGAAAAATATTTCATGATAATGAAATAAAAATTTCTGCTACAACAGTTAGAGTTCCAGTTTTGAGAGCTCATTCTGAATCTATAAATTTAGAATTAGAAAAAAAATCTACATCAAAAGAAATTAGAGAACTATTAAGAGAATCTGAAGGAGTAAAAGTAATAGATAATCCTAAAAATAATGAATATCCAATGCCAATTGATGCAGCAGGTACATATGCCACATATGTTGGTAGAATAAGAGATGATGAAGTATTTGAAAATGGAATATCACTTTGGGTAGTTGCAGATCAAATATTAAAAGGTGCAGCATTAAATGCAGTACAGATAGCAGAACTTCTTTAG
- a CDS encoding ACT domain-containing protein: MNKKREFYIVDKKILSTSIQKVIEVNELIQRENISKYEAIKRIGISRSTYYKYKDYIKPFFEENTDSVFNLYLSLTDHPGVLSMVLDLIAKYDTNILTVIQNIPIDNIAHATLSIQTKKESMKNIEKMLEGIRGVNGVKDIRIIGNS, from the coding sequence TTGAATAAAAAAAGAGAATTTTATATTGTGGATAAAAAAATATTGTCAACTTCTATACAAAAAGTTATAGAGGTAAATGAACTTATTCAAAGAGAGAATATTTCTAAATATGAAGCAATAAAACGTATTGGAATAAGTAGAAGTACATATTATAAATATAAAGATTATATAAAACCATTTTTCGAGGAAAATACAGATTCTGTTTTTAATCTATATCTTTCTTTAACAGATCATCCAGGGGTACTTTCTATGGTTTTAGATCTTATTGCAAAATATGATACTAATATTTTAACTGTAATACAAAATATACCAATAGATAATATTGCACATGCTACTTTGTCTATTCAAACAAAAAAAGAGAGTATGAAAAATATAGAAAAAATGTTGGAAGGAATAAGAGGAGTTAACGGAGTAAAAGATATAAGAATAATTGGGAATAGTTGA